The genomic segment GCGGAACGCAGACCAATGCAGTCGTGATAGAAGCGCTGCTGCGCCCCTATCAGGGCGTGATTTCGGCGGATACCGGGCATATCAGCGCTCACGAAGCCGGGGCCATCGAGCATGGCGGGCATAAGGTGCTGACTTTGCCGCATACGCTGGGCAAGATCAGCGCAGAGCAGGTCCGGGCCTGCTTTGAGGCATATGAAAACGATGGGAACCGGGATCACCTGGTCATGCCGGGCATGGTCTATCTCTCGCATCCGACGGAGTACGGCACGCTCTATACCAGAAAAGAGCTGGAGGAGATTGGGAAAGTCTGCGCGCAGTATGGAGCGCCGATCTATCTGGATGGCGCGCGGCTGGGGTATGGCCTGGCGGCAGAGGGGACGGATGTTACCCTGCAAACGCTGGCGCAAGTCTGCGATGCGTTCTATATCGGCGGAACCAAGATGGGAGCACTGCTGGGCGAGGCGCTGGTGTTCCCGCGGCCTGGTCTCATCCCGCACTTTTTCTCCATCATCAAGCAAAACGGCGCGCTGCTGGCCAAGGGGAGAGCGCTGGGCATCCAGTTTGATGTGCTTTTTACGGACGATCTCTATTTTCAGCTGGGCAGGCATGCCGTGCGCCTGGCGCAGGAGATGAAAAAAAGGCTGGAAGAGAGGGGATGCCGCTTCCTGTTCGATTCGCCGACCAACCAGCAGTTTCTCATTCTGGAAAACCGGCAGATGGAGCGGCTCTCCCAAAAGATTGGCTTCAGCTTCTGGGAGGCATACGATAAGGAGCACACGGTCGTGCGCCTGGCCACAAGCTGGGCCAGCAGGCAAGAGGATATCGCGCAGCTCACTGCGCTGTTTGAATAGAGAGGGAAGAATATGAGAGTAGATGGAAGAGCAAACGATGCGCTGCGCGATTTGCGCATTACGCCGCATTTTATGCCGAACTCGGGCGGCTCCTGCCTGATAGAATGGGGCAATACCAGAGTGCTGGTTACGGCGAATGTGGAAAATAAAGTGCCGCCTTTTCTGGCGGGCAAGGGGAGCGGCTGGCTGACGGCGGAATATGCCATGCTGCCCGGCTCCACCCTGGGGCGCAAGCCGCGGGAGCGCCAGAAATCCGATTCCCGCAGCATCGAGATCCAGCGGCTGATTGGCCGGAGCCTGCGCTCTGTGCTGGATTTTGAAGCCCTGGGCGAGCGGATGATCACGGTAGACTGCGATGTCATCCAGGCGGACGGCGGAACCCGGACCGCCTCGATTACGGGCGGCTTTATCGCGCTCGGCCTGCTGGTCAGGCAGCTCATGAGCGAGGGCATTTTGGAGAAAAACCCGATTCGGGAATATCTGGCTGCGGTATCGGCAGGAATCGTGGATGGAGAGCCGCTCTTAGATCTCTGCTACCAGGAGGATTCGCGGGCCGAGGCGGATATGAACTTCGTGGGGACGGAGGGCAGCTGCATCAGCGAGATTCAGATCTGCGGCGAAAAGCGCGCGATTACGGATGTGGAATTTGCAAACCTGCTGGTCGCCTGCAAAACCGGCGTAAAGCAGCTCATACAAAAGCAAAAGGAAGTGCTGGAGAATTTATGAAAAAACTGATTTTGGCAACGGGAAACCCGGGCAAAGTCCGGGAGATGAAGCAGATTTTGGCAGGGCTTTATGATGAAGTGATCTCCATGAAGGAAGCGGGCGTGGCCGTGGATGTTGTGGAGGATGCAGATAGCTTTCTGGGCAATGCGGCAAAAAAAGCACTGGCCATCAGCCAGCTGGTGGAATGCGATGTCGTCGCGGATGATTCCGGCCTTTGCGTAGATGGGCTGGGCGGCCGGCCGGGCGTCTACTCGGCGCGCTACTCTGCGGAGGGCACGGACGAGGCCAACAATGCCAAGCTCGTGCAGGAGGTTTCCCAGCTGGGCGAAGAACAGCGGGGCGCGCACTATGAATGCGCCATCGTCCTGGCGCGCAAGGGCGAGGTCGCTTTTTCCTGCGAATGCCGCTGTGATGGACAAATTATTCTGGAGGCCCGGGGAAGCGAGGGCTTTGGATACGATCCCTATTTCCTGCTGCCCGAATACGACAAGACGTTCGGAGAGATCGAGCCGGCCATCAAGAACCAAATCAGCCATCGGGCCAAAGCGCTGGCCGAGCTGCGCCAGTTTGCGGAGCAGGAGAGATGAGGATTCTCGTTCTTTCGGATACCCACCGCCATCTGGAGCCCATGAAGCGCGCTATCGTCCAGGCAGGGCCGGTAGATTATATCTTCCATCTGGGAGATAACAGAGCGGATGCCGGGCAAATCTCCAAATATTCGGATGCAAAAGTAGTCTGCGTGAGGGGAAACTGCGATTCCATTGGGGAAGCCGAGCAAACCGTATTTTTGGAGGGGCAGCGCTTGCTTTTGACGCATGGGCACTGCTATGCCGTCAAATACTCCCTGGATCGCCTCTCTTATCTGGCAGAAGAGCGGCAGGCGGATGCCGTGCTGTTTGGCCATACGCATATGCCTCTCACGGAGTATGCGGGCGGGCGCCTGCTCTATAACCCGGGAAGCGTGGGCGAGCCGCGGGGCGGGCACAGGGCTACATTCGGCCTTCTTTTGGTAACGAGGGACGGCATTTTCCCCAAAACGGTGGAGCTGCGCTGAGCAAATAAAAAAGAGCCCATATGGGCTCTTTTTTATACATAGTTTTTCTTGATGTTGCGTATCGCGCTTTTTTCCAGCCGGGAGACCTGCGCCTGACTGATGCCGATTTCCTCCGAGACTTCCATCTGCGTCTTGCCTTCAAAATACCGCAGGCGGATGATGTTCTTTTCCCGGTCGCCCAGCTTGCTGATGGCGTCCCGAAGCGCGATGCCCGAAAGCCAGGTTTCCGAAGAGTTTTTTTCATCCGAAAGGCTGTCCAGCACATAGAGCGCATCGCCGCCCTCCTGATAGATGGGCTGGGAGATGGAGATGGGATCCTGAACCGCATCCAGCGCAAAGGAAAGCTCTTCCCGGGAGATGCCCATCTCTTTGGCGATGGCGTCGATGCCCGGTTCCTGGGCGTTGCGCTCGGCCAGCTCCCGGCTGATGGCAAAAGCGCGGTAGGCCGTATCCTTGAGCGAGCGGCTGACGCGCATCAGGCTGTTATCCCGCAGATACCGGCGAATTTCGCCGATGATCATCGGGCAGGCGTAGGTCGAGAACCGAACGCCGACGTTGATATCGAAATTATCGATGGCTTTGATCAGGCCGACGCAGCCAATCTGGAAGAGATCGTCCATATTTTCGCCGCGCGTAGAAAACCGCTGCACGATGGAGAGGACCAGGCGCAGGTTTCCCTGAATGAATTCCTCCCGGGCACTGCGATCCCCGGCATAGATTTTTTCAAAATATTCCCGCAGGCGGCTCTCTGGGATGACGGGCAGTCTGGAAGTATCCACGCCGCAAATTTCCACTTTATTTATCATAGCATTGCTCTCCCTTGTTGCAGTAAATTGTGCCTCTGGGTTTTAGGGTTGCCTCTGGCGGGATTTTCTATACCGGGGAAAAACTGGAAGAAACCGCGAAAAATGGGGGAGGGAAATGCAAATCAAAAAGGCAGCCTGGGGGCTGCCTTTCAAAGCTTCTATTGCCTTTGAAGCTAGAGCATTTTCGAGACGTCTTTTTGCAGGCGCTTGATGATGCGCTTTTCCAGCCGGGAAATATAGCTCTGCGAAATGCCCAGCGCGTCTGCGACCTGCTTTTGCGTGTTTTCCCGGAAGCCGGATAGCCCAAAGCGCATATTGATGATCAGCTTTTCCCGGGCGGGCAGATGCGAAACAGCCTCGGCGATGAGGGATTTTTCCACGTCGCTCTCAATCTCCTTGAAAACGGCGTCGCCCTCCGTGCCCAAGATATCCGAGAGCAAAAGCTCGTTGCCATCCCAATCCACATTGAGCGGCTCATCCAGGGAGATCTCTCCTTTAATGCGGGAAGTGCGGCGTAAAAACATCAGAATCTCATTTTCGATACAGCGGCTGGCATAGGTGGCCAGCTTGATGTTTTTGCTGGCGTCGAAGGTGTTGACCGCCTTAATCAGCCCGATGGTGCCAATCGAGATGAGGTCTTCCAGGCCGACGCCGGTATTATCGAATTTGCGGGCAATATAGACGACCAGGCGGATATTGCGCTCGATCAGGCTGGTTTTGACCTCGCTTTCGCCGCCGGCCAGGCGCTGTATTAGAAGACTCTCCTCGCTCTTGGAGAGGGGCGGGGGAAGCGCTTCGCTCCCATTGACGTATAGGAGATGGCGTTTTGCCAGAGTGATTTTAAAAATGGCCAGACGGATTTGTTCCAATGTTTTTATCATATGTTCCTCCTATAATGGGAATAGTTTTAAATTCGGCCCGAGAAGGGCGGTGTAGCCCTCGGGAAACGAAGTATCTGCAAGCGCGAGATAGGCCTTGGCCGCATAGCTTTTGTCCCGGGTGGTAATAATGAGCTTATCTGGCAAAAAGCCGGGCAGGCTGGATTCCCCGGATGCCGTGCGGCAGGGAAACGAGGGCAGAGCATGCCGCTCTATCTGCTCCAGAAGCGCGCTGCCAGCCGCGCTGCGCGCCACGATGATGACGGAAAGCCCGCCGGGGCTTTGCAGCAGGTTGCCGGTATCTAAAAAACCCCGGAGATTGACGGCAGCTCCGGAAAATTCCGCGTGAATGAGGTAGTCTGTTCCTTGCTTGGGATGGGGCGTGCGCAGGAGCAGCTCCAAAAGTACGATGCCCGCGGCCAGGCCGAGCAGGAGATAGCGCAGAATGGGAAGCCCGAGATATGCGCCGTGAAGCGGCGCGTCCAGCGCCAGCATGGCGAATAAAATGCAGCCGCCAAAGAGGAAGGAGCATAAGAGCGCCAGGCCGCAGCGCAGAAAATACCGCCTGGCCGGGCGGGCTCCCATGGGCAGGCACATGACGGCC from the Christensenellaceae bacterium 44-20 genome contains:
- the rph gene encoding ribonuclease PH, which gives rise to MRVDGRANDALRDLRITPHFMPNSGGSCLIEWGNTRVLVTANVENKVPPFLAGKGSGWLTAEYAMLPGSTLGRKPRERQKSDSRSIEIQRLIGRSLRSVLDFEALGERMITVDCDVIQADGGTRTASITGGFIALGLLVRQLMSEGILEKNPIREYLAAVSAGIVDGEPLLDLCYQEDSRAEADMNFVGTEGSCISEIQICGEKRAITDVEFANLLVACKTGVKQLIQKQKEVLENL
- a CDS encoding beta-eliminating lyase-related protein, translated to METMRQDFSCDYLEGAHPLILQRLMETNLEKAPGYGMDRYCQSAKEKIRAACACPEAEIFFLSGGTQTNAVVIEALLRPYQGVISADTGHISAHEAGAIEHGGHKVLTLPHTLGKISAEQVRACFEAYENDGNRDHLVMPGMVYLSHPTEYGTLYTRKELEEIGKVCAQYGAPIYLDGARLGYGLAAEGTDVTLQTLAQVCDAFYIGGTKMGALLGEALVFPRPGLIPHFFSIIKQNGALLAKGRALGIQFDVLFTDDLYFQLGRHAVRLAQEMKKRLEERGCRFLFDSPTNQQFLILENRQMERLSQKIGFSFWEAYDKEHTVVRLATSWASRQEDIAQLTALFE
- the sigE gene encoding RNA polymerase sporulation sigma factor SigE, with the translated sequence MIKTLEQIRLAIFKITLAKRHLLYVNGSEALPPPLSKSEESLLIQRLAGGESEVKTSLIERNIRLVVYIARKFDNTGVGLEDLISIGTIGLIKAVNTFDASKNIKLATYASRCIENEILMFLRRTSRIKGEISLDEPLNVDWDGNELLLSDILGTEGDAVFKEIESDVEKSLIAEAVSHLPAREKLIINMRFGLSGFRENTQKQVADALGISQSYISRLEKRIIKRLQKDVSKML
- the sigG gene encoding RNA polymerase sporulation sigma factor SigG — its product is MINKVEICGVDTSRLPVIPESRLREYFEKIYAGDRSAREEFIQGNLRLVLSIVQRFSTRGENMDDLFQIGCVGLIKAIDNFDINVGVRFSTYACPMIIGEIRRYLRDNSLMRVSRSLKDTAYRAFAISRELAERNAQEPGIDAIAKEMGISREELSFALDAVQDPISISQPIYQEGGDALYVLDSLSDEKNSSETWLSGIALRDAISKLGDREKNIIRLRYFEGKTQMEVSEEIGISQAQVSRLEKSAIRNIKKNYV
- a CDS encoding metallophosphoesterase, whose product is MRILVLSDTHRHLEPMKRAIVQAGPVDYIFHLGDNRADAGQISKYSDAKVVCVRGNCDSIGEAEQTVFLEGQRLLLTHGHCYAVKYSLDRLSYLAEERQADAVLFGHTHMPLTEYAGGRLLYNPGSVGEPRGGHRATFGLLLVTRDGIFPKTVELR
- a CDS encoding sigma-E processing peptidase SpoIIGA, yielding MKKVYIELVFLDNFLMDFIILFFAARLSEKRVKFSRVSMGAGIGALYSVLALAFPPLGGFAFKCIALAVMCLPMGARPARRYFLRCGLALLCSFLFGGCILFAMLALDAPLHGAYLGLPILRYLLLGLAAGIVLLELLLRTPHPKQGTDYLIHAEFSGAAVNLRGFLDTGNLLQSPGGLSVIIVARSAAGSALLEQIERHALPSFPCRTASGESSLPGFLPDKLIITTRDKSYAAKAYLALADTSFPEGYTALLGPNLKLFPL
- the rdgB gene encoding RdgB/HAM1 family non-canonical purine NTP pyrophosphatase, translated to MKKLILATGNPGKVREMKQILAGLYDEVISMKEAGVAVDVVEDADSFLGNAAKKALAISQLVECDVVADDSGLCVDGLGGRPGVYSARYSAEGTDEANNAKLVQEVSQLGEEQRGAHYECAIVLARKGEVAFSCECRCDGQIILEARGSEGFGYDPYFLLPEYDKTFGEIEPAIKNQISHRAKALAELRQFAEQER